A window of Chloracidobacterium sp. N contains these coding sequences:
- a CDS encoding CoA-binding protein gives MTDHFSVADFQRAADIAWILEHCRRIAVVGLSSKPDRASHGVSRFMLEWGYDITPVNPMEVTVFGRPSYPDLASIPGEVDLVNVFRRPEDVPPIVEAAIDKGAKALWLQLGVVHPSVQRAREAGLRVVVDRCLMIERQHLG, from the coding sequence ATGACTGACCATTTTTCTGTTGCCGATTTTCAGCGTGCGGCCGACATCGCCTGGATTCTGGAACACTGCCGCCGGATTGCGGTCGTCGGGCTGTCATCCAAACCGGACCGCGCCAGTCATGGCGTGAGCCGGTTCATGCTCGAATGGGGCTACGACATCACCCCGGTCAACCCCATGGAAGTCACGGTTTTCGGGCGTCCGAGCTACCCCGATTTGGCTTCCATCCCCGGTGAGGTGGATTTGGTCAACGTTTTCCGGCGCCCGGAAGATGTGCCACCGATTGTCGAGGCGGCCATTGACAAGGGCGCCAAAGCCCTGTGGCTCCAGCTTGGGGTTGTTCACCCCAGCGTCCAGCGGGCGCGGGAGGCCGGTCTGCGCGTGGTTGTGGATCGCTGCCTGATGATTGAACGGCAGCACCTGGGCTGA
- a CDS encoding ComEC/Rec2 family competence protein, giving the protein MSVGIWLASWLPETSPWWWGLGCFSVWLLWASRRRQPSFAPESGLRLAVLCTVLGGAWCAALEQAAREAPDRVRVRLRMLPPDASLQLTGCLVDWPEPAVGRLSFDVDVATLQSTPSAAPVPARGRVRLVLPLTRPEQVHEWEQANLTPGDLLAVTATLGRRGRHANPGSYAVGDYLDWRGYDAQGQVIALTRLRPTASPAGSWLKKLRLHATCQLQRDFDARTAGLLAGVVLGSERFLDATWSDAFRQSGTFHLLVISGSHFALVAGLIAWILTRFGIHRWAVALVVLAAAWSYALLVGLDPPVWRAVVAVSIWQFVGLWYRRPHWLNILGACACVLLVTQPSNLFAASFQLTFGAVLALVGVAAPIHARLRAIGAWQPKRTSPYPPHAPRFIRRLAEALFWRPSAFQARMRGEPVTYRLEKSPWAARLERLGFGDWNLQTGLRWAFGLLLVSTCVQIVLLPLNLFYFNRLTPGGGVATLVAELMMSVVLLSTLAYFALLAVFPPGAVLVKWLVAGSVHWLVRVAEVGSRWGSWRVPHWEGWGLALYGGFALGCLLLVVALERWQPLAPPSGRRHRVAPVMLGAALCVVFGWLSVAPPRAWRMPPAGWLRVTFLDVGQGDSILLEFPTGETILVDGGGQSDRGRSRLDGFREDRPDIGERVVARCLWARGIRRLDAVVATHPDTDHVGGLIPLVDGFEWGQVWHGPARLDDPVFRRLVQALDRRAIPRQAVGTGQRLQLGNVTLTFLWPPAGAVPTGTNEDSLVLRVEYGRRTFLLTGDIEAAAERQLVAQPANLTCDVVKAPHHGSRSSSSVDFIGATRAAHVVFSAPRQSPFGHPHPEVVNRYAALLPRAAQWHTGRDGAVTFETNGDILRVETYAGRTGVW; this is encoded by the coding sequence TTGAGTGTCGGCATCTGGCTGGCCTCCTGGCTGCCTGAAACCTCGCCCTGGTGGTGGGGACTGGGATGTTTCAGTGTCTGGCTGCTGTGGGCCAGCCGGCGACGGCAGCCTTCCTTTGCACCGGAGTCCGGGTTGCGCCTGGCGGTCCTGTGTACAGTGCTGGGTGGGGCCTGGTGTGCTGCCCTGGAACAGGCGGCGCGGGAAGCCCCTGACCGGGTGCGCGTCCGGCTGCGGATGCTGCCGCCGGATGCCTCCCTTCAACTGACAGGCTGTCTTGTTGACTGGCCAGAACCGGCGGTTGGACGTTTGTCCTTCGATGTGGATGTCGCCACCCTCCAGTCAACACCGTCGGCCGCCCCCGTCCCAGCGCGTGGACGGGTGCGCCTGGTGCTGCCGCTGACCCGCCCGGAGCAGGTCCACGAATGGGAGCAGGCAAACCTGACGCCAGGCGACCTGCTTGCCGTCACGGCTACGCTTGGTCGCCGGGGACGCCACGCCAATCCGGGAAGCTACGCGGTCGGTGACTATCTCGACTGGCGTGGCTACGATGCCCAGGGGCAGGTCATCGCCCTGACACGCCTGCGCCCCACGGCTTCACCGGCTGGCTCGTGGCTGAAAAAACTGCGGCTGCATGCCACCTGCCAGTTGCAGCGGGATTTTGACGCCCGCACTGCCGGGTTGCTGGCGGGAGTCGTGCTGGGGAGTGAGCGCTTTCTGGATGCCACCTGGTCTGATGCATTCCGTCAAAGCGGGACGTTTCACCTGCTTGTCATTTCGGGTTCGCATTTTGCCCTGGTCGCCGGACTCATAGCCTGGATACTGACCCGTTTTGGCATCCACCGCTGGGCCGTGGCGCTAGTTGTGCTGGCTGCGGCGTGGAGCTACGCCCTGTTGGTCGGCCTCGATCCGCCGGTCTGGCGGGCCGTGGTGGCGGTTTCCATCTGGCAGTTCGTCGGTCTGTGGTATCGCCGGCCGCACTGGTTGAATATTCTGGGGGCCTGCGCCTGTGTGCTGCTGGTGACGCAGCCCTCGAACCTTTTTGCCGCGAGTTTTCAGTTGACATTCGGCGCAGTCCTGGCGCTCGTCGGCGTGGCCGCGCCCATCCATGCCCGTTTGCGGGCCATTGGTGCCTGGCAGCCGAAACGTACCAGTCCCTATCCGCCCCATGCGCCGCGTTTCATCCGCCGTCTGGCCGAGGCCCTCTTTTGGCGACCTTCGGCGTTTCAGGCCCGGATGCGGGGTGAACCGGTGACGTACCGTCTGGAGAAATCCCCCTGGGCGGCGCGGCTTGAACGCCTTGGCTTTGGCGACTGGAACCTTCAAACCGGGTTGCGGTGGGCTTTTGGGCTGCTGCTGGTGAGCACCTGTGTGCAAATCGTCCTGTTGCCCCTCAACCTCTTCTACTTCAACCGTCTCACGCCGGGCGGCGGGGTGGCGACACTGGTGGCGGAACTCATGATGAGTGTCGTGTTGTTGTCCACGCTGGCGTACTTCGCCCTGCTGGCGGTCTTCCCGCCGGGTGCCGTGCTTGTCAAATGGCTGGTCGCCGGGAGTGTTCACTGGCTTGTCCGGGTGGCCGAAGTAGGAAGCCGGTGGGGAAGCTGGCGGGTGCCGCACTGGGAAGGGTGGGGGCTTGCGCTGTATGGCGGCTTTGCCCTGGGGTGTCTCCTGCTGGTTGTGGCGCTTGAGCGGTGGCAACCGCTGGCACCGCCTTCCGGCCGCCGACACCGGGTTGCCCCGGTCATGCTGGGGGCTGCGCTGTGTGTCGTTTTCGGTTGGCTGAGTGTGGCTCCGCCGCGCGCCTGGCGCATGCCGCCGGCCGGCTGGCTGCGGGTGACGTTCCTGGATGTCGGGCAGGGAGACAGCATCCTGCTGGAGTTCCCAACCGGTGAAACCATCCTCGTGGATGGCGGCGGCCAGTCCGACCGCGGCCGCTCCCGGCTGGATGGCTTCCGTGAAGACCGCCCGGACATCGGCGAGCGCGTCGTTGCCCGCTGCCTGTGGGCGCGTGGTATCAGACGGCTTGACGCCGTGGTGGCCACACACCCCGATACCGACCACGTCGGGGGACTCATCCCGCTGGTGGACGGTTTTGAATGGGGCCAAGTCTGGCACGGGCCAGCGCGCCTGGATGACCCGGTATTTCGGCGGTTGGTGCAGGCACTTGATCGCCGGGCTATTCCACGCCAGGCCGTTGGCACTGGTCAGCGCCTTCAGCTTGGCAATGTCACCCTGACTTTTCTCTGGCCGCCGGCCGGAGCGGTCCCGACCGGCACCAACGAGGATTCCCTCGTTCTGCGGGTCGAGTACGGCCGGCGCACCTTCCTTCTCACGGGCGACATCGAAGCTGCGGCGGAACGCCAGCTTGTGGCCCAACCAGCCAACCTCACCTGCGATGTCGTGAAAGCACCCCATCATGGCAGCCGCAGTTCGAGTTCGGTTGACTTCATCGGGGCCACGCGGGCGGCACACGTGGTCTTCAGCGCACCGCGACAGTCCCCCTTCGGGCATCCCCACCCGGAGGTGGTGAATCGCTATGCGGCGCTTCTGCCCCGGGCCGCGCAGTGGCATACCGGACGGGACGGTGCGGTGACGTTTGAAACGAATGGCGACATCCTGCGCGTTGAAACCTACGCTGGCCGCACGGGTGTCTGGTGA